In a genomic window of Helianthus annuus cultivar XRQ/B chromosome 10, HanXRQr2.0-SUNRISE, whole genome shotgun sequence:
- the LOC110885096 gene encoding protein tesmin/TSO1-like CXC 2, with amino-acid sequence MTDDKDQDKEKAIVMDTPERTQIANPLSKFEDSPVFNYINSLSPIKPVKSVHFTQTFSNISFASLPSVFTSPHVSSLKDSKFLRRHQFADPSKPELTSEDSKKAGTGEANLIAAQNTLKQQTDINSSNPITELSVVPLTQCSNLESRKLNYEDVSPVTMNTLKLMGPSASSVPFINGPTSGSLRLETEIGKEVSACDWDSLISDASELLNFDSPSDTVAYKDPGQSALDPPSFNTSLMNAKPQANGDNDNSLENNDGLKGAAENHLTIASTSLNNFDVGEPVEDTDNEGGSNLYRGMRRRCLVFEMAGSRRKHFEDVSNGTSVNLSESNQTVVPIENKLLPLRTGNDSSKCKLPGIGLHLNAIASNLVEHKAVKHESSGSGRQLIISPSSAAYSSVGSGQELMTKPSDVPSFENDVRPAQNVGEDASKALGFVGNDELSQSQTSPRKKRRRVESAGDTEAACKRCNCKKSKCLKLYCECFAAGVYCVEPCACHECFNKPIHEDTVLATRKQIESRNPLAFAPKVIKTSDSMQEDESSNTPASARHKRGCNCKKSGCLKKYCECYQGGVGCSINCRCEGCKNTFGRKDGGSEMDPEANECEGNASDGSLQMALYNESEPVSATPATPSRFGRSISLPNSKGKPPRSFLAIGSSSARFGKLNHFKGGLNKQLQTVGENEIPDILEDNSGSPISGVKSCSPNSKRVSPPHSGMGQRSSRKLILQSIPSFPCLTPNPKQ; translated from the exons ATGACCGATGACAAAGATCAAGATAAAGAAAAGGCTATTGTTATGGATACTCCAGAGAGAACCCAGATCGCTAACCCACTTTCTAAGTTTGAG GACTCCCCAGTTTTCAATTATATCAACAGTCTTTCGCCTATCAAGCCGGTTAAATCGGTTCACTTTACAcaaacattcagcaacataagtTTTGCATCGCTTCCATCCGTTTTCACTTCGCCTCATGTCAGTTCCCTCAAAGATTCCAAATTCCTTAGAAG GCACCAGTTTGCTGATCCATCAAAACCTGAACTTACTTCCGAGGACTCAAAGAAAGCTGGAACCGGTGAAGCGAATTTAATCGCTGCTCAAAACACATTAAAGCAGCAAACAGATATTAATTCTAGTAATCCCATTACCGAACTATCTGTTGTGCCATTAACCCAATGCTCAAATCTCGAATCAAGAAAACTGAACTATGAAGATGTTAGCCCCGTCACGATGAACACATTAAAGTTAATGGGTCCGTCAGCATCATCCGTTCCATTCATCAACGGGCCCACAAGTGGTTCATTGAGACTCGAAACAGAAATTGGTAAAGAAGTATCCGCATGTGATTGGGATAGTTTGATATCTGATGCTTCAGAGTTGCTTAATTTTGACTCACCGAGTGACACCGTGGCCTATAAGGACCCTGGTCAAAGCGCGCTAGATCCTCCAAGTTTCAATACTTCACTTATGAACGCGAAACCTCAAGCTAATGGCGATAATGATAATTCTTTAGAAAATAATGACGGTTTGAAGGGTGCGGCTGAAAATCATTTAACGATCGCTAGTACTTCTTTGAACAATTTTGACGTTGGAGAGCCAGTGGAGGATACAGACAATGAG GGCGGTTCAAATTTATACCGTGGCATGAGAAGACGTTGTTTAGTTTTTGAGATGGCGGGGTCTCGAAGAAAGCACTTCGAAGACGTCTCAAATGGCACTTCTGTAAATTTATCAGAATCCAATCAAACTGTTGTTCCCATTGAGAATAAATTACTCCCATTGAGGACCGGAAACGATTCCTCTAAATGTAAATTACCCGGAATCGGTTTGCATTTGAATGCTATTGCTTCAAATTTAGTGGAGCACAAAGCTGTTAAGCATGAAAGCTCTGGCTCTGGTAGACAACTTATTATTTCACCTTCATCGGCTGCTTATTCTTCCGTGGGCTCCGGTCAAGAATTGATGACAAAACCGTCTGATGTACCCTCGTTCGAGAATGACGTACGGCCCGCTCAAAACGTTGGAGAAGATGCTTCTAAAGCACTTGGTTTTGTAGGCAATGATGAGTTAAGTCAAAGTCAAACTAGCCCGAGAAAGAAGAG GCGTAGAGTGGAAAGTGCTGGAGATACGGAGGCGGCTTGCAAGCGTTGTAACTGTAAGAAATCCAAGTGCTTGAAGCT TTACTGTGAATGCTTCGCTGCTGGGGTGTACTGTGTGGAGCCATGTGCATGTCACGAATGTTTCAACAAACCGATACATGAAGATACGGTGCTTGCAACTCGCAAGCAGATTGAATCTCGCAACCCTCTTGCATTTGCTCCCAAAGTTATTAAAACATCTGATTCTATGCAAGAG GATGAATCTAGCAACACTCCAGCTTCTGCTCGGCATAAACGAGGATGCAATTGCAAAAAATCTGGCTGCCTCAAGAAATACTGTGAATGCTATCAG GGTGGCGTTGGATGTTCTATCAACTGCAGATGCGAAGGATGTAAGAATACATTTGGTCGCAAGGATGGTG GTTCGGAAATGGATCCAGAGGCCAATGAGTGTGAAGGAAATGCGAGTGATGGAAGCTTACAAATGGCATTGTATAATGAATCCGAGCCAGTTTCTGCTACTCCCGCAACTCCTTCACGTTTTGGCAG GTCTATCTCGTTGCCAAACTCAAAGGGCAAACCACCGCGATCATTTCTAGCCATTGGATCCTCCAGTGCAAGATTTGGAAAGTTGAATCATTTTAAAGGTGGTCTGAATAAGCAACTACAAACGGTGGGGGAAAACGAGATACCTGACATTCTTGAAGACAACAGCGGGTCTCCAATCAGTGGTGTAAAATCTTGTTCACCAAACAGTAAGAGGGTCTCGCCGCCACACTCGGGCATGGGTCAACGAAGCAGCAGGAAGTTGATTTTGCAATCAATTCCTTCGTTTCCATGTCTCACTCCCAACCCGAAACAATGA